In a genomic window of Magnolia sinica isolate HGM2019 chromosome 16, MsV1, whole genome shotgun sequence:
- the LOC131229201 gene encoding PLASMODESMATA CALLOSE-BINDING PROTEIN 3-like, translated as MAVLALLFIILAMATSSGATWCVCRSELSDSVLQKTIDYACGAGADCSPLLQNGPCFNPNTVKAHCSYAANSYFQRKGQAQGTCDFAGSATIVTTDPSPAGTSCVFPSSGSSAGTTPPGTPTTPSTTPPGTTPPGTTTPSTGLTPPTGIIGGSGSSLGPIGVNPDGSGGALHTKAEMGSLHVVFWISCLVLLRG; from the exons ATGGCGGTTCTAGCTCTTTTATTTATCATCTTGGCCATGGCTACTAGTTCAG GTGCTACCTGGTGTGTTTGTAGATCTGAGTTGAGTGACTCAGTTCTCCAGAAGACAATTGATTATGCTTGTGGAGCTGGGGCTGATTGCAGTCCTCTACTTCAAAATGGACCCTGTTTTAACCCCAATACTGTGAAAGCTCATTGCAGCTATGCTGCCAATAGCTATTTCCAAAGGAAAGGGCAAGCACAAGGGACTTGTGACTTTGCAGGCAGTGCTACTATTGTTACAACAGACCCAA GCCCTGCAGGCACCTCTTGTGTCTTTCCATCAAGTGGCAG CTCTGCAGGAACTACTCCTCCAGGCACACCAACAACACCCAGCACAACACCACCCGGTACAACACCACCCGGCACGACAACACCCTCCACTGGCCTCACTCCCCCAACTGGAATAATAGGAGGATCTGGCTCCAGTCTCGGCCCCATTGGAGTGAACCCTGACGGAAGTGGTGGTGCTCTCCATACAAAGGCAGAGATGGGTTCTCTCCATGTGGTATTCTGGATTTCATGCCTGGTTCTGTTGAGAGGttga